One region of Termitidicoccus mucosus genomic DNA includes:
- the draG gene encoding ADP-ribosyl-[dinitrogen reductase] hydrolase, with the protein MSVLSLSETSPPRPSLEERALGAYLGFAVGDALGAPVEFMTPREIRATHNGIHDSMTGGGWLRLRPGQVTDDTQMSLALGGAMLASGGWNLRAVADSFVGWLQSRPVDVGNTCRRGIRRYLQTGTLRGAPAEEDGGNGALMRNLPVALGTPPPRDAGGTDTGAGQAEGEDAVFAQRSIEQARITHGHALSDEATVALGRMTRILLSGGERGDCRRIADELVARHRVFAFEPWPGRTSGYVVDTVQTVLDVFFRGETFEACLLDAVNRGGDADTNGALTGQLAGALWGVRAIPERWLRKLDERVRAEISAQARGLLLLGRWSGEGGGAGR; encoded by the coding sequence ATGAGTGTGCTTTCGCTTTCCGAAACGAGCCCGCCGCGGCCCTCGCTGGAAGAGCGCGCATTGGGCGCGTATCTCGGGTTTGCCGTCGGCGACGCGCTGGGCGCGCCGGTGGAGTTCATGACGCCGCGCGAGATCCGGGCCACACACAATGGCATCCACGATTCGATGACGGGCGGAGGGTGGCTGCGATTGAGGCCGGGACAGGTGACGGACGACACGCAGATGAGCCTGGCGCTCGGCGGCGCGATGCTGGCGAGCGGCGGATGGAATCTTCGCGCGGTGGCGGATTCGTTCGTGGGCTGGCTCCAGAGCCGTCCGGTGGATGTGGGCAACACCTGCCGCCGCGGAATCCGGCGTTATTTGCAGACGGGGACCTTGCGCGGGGCGCCGGCGGAGGAGGATGGAGGGAACGGCGCGTTGATGCGCAACCTGCCGGTGGCGCTCGGCACGCCGCCGCCGCGGGATGCGGGCGGGACGGACACCGGCGCGGGCCAGGCGGAGGGCGAGGACGCGGTGTTTGCGCAGCGGAGCATCGAGCAGGCGCGCATCACGCACGGGCATGCGCTTTCGGACGAGGCCACGGTGGCGTTGGGGCGGATGACGCGGATTTTGTTGTCGGGCGGGGAGCGCGGGGATTGCAGGCGGATCGCGGACGAGCTCGTGGCACGGCACCGGGTGTTTGCGTTTGAGCCGTGGCCGGGAAGGACGAGCGGCTACGTGGTGGACACGGTGCAGACGGTGCTGGATGTTTTTTTCCGCGGGGAGACTTTCGAGGCGTGCCTGCTGGATGCGGTCAACCGCGGCGGCGACGCGGATACGAACGGCGCGCTGACCGGGCAGCTCGCGGGCGCATTGTGGGGAGTCCGGGCGATCCCGGAGCGATGGCTGCGAAAGCTGGACGAGCGGGTGCGCGCGGAAATAAGCGCGCAGGCGCGCGGGCTGTTGCTGCTGGGCCGGTGGAGCGGCGAGGGCGGCGGCGCGGGGAGATAA
- the nifH gene encoding nitrogenase iron protein, producing MNSLLPHMRKVAIYGKGGIGKSTTTQNTVAGLVEMGKKVMVVGCDPKADSTRLLLGGLAQRSVLDTLREEGEDVELSDIRSPGFCNSLCVESGGPEPGVGCAGRGIITSINMLEQLGAYDESEQLDYVFYDVLGDVVCGGFAMPIREGKAEEIYIVCSGEMMAMYAANNISKGILKFAKTGNVRLGGLICNSRKVDNEREMIEKFAEKLGTHMIHFVPRHNDVQRAEINRKTVIEWNKDCEQANEYRALANAIANNTKFVVPNPLSIQELEDLLMAYGLMN from the coding sequence ATCAACTCGCTCCTTCCGCACATGAGAAAAGTAGCCATTTACGGCAAAGGTGGTATCGGAAAATCCACTACAACACAAAACACCGTCGCCGGTCTCGTCGAGATGGGCAAGAAGGTCATGGTCGTCGGCTGCGACCCCAAGGCCGACTCCACCCGCCTCCTCCTCGGCGGCCTCGCCCAGCGCTCCGTTCTCGACACCCTCCGCGAAGAGGGCGAGGACGTCGAGCTCTCCGACATCCGCTCCCCCGGTTTCTGCAACAGCCTCTGCGTCGAGTCCGGCGGTCCCGAGCCCGGAGTCGGCTGCGCCGGCCGCGGCATCATCACCTCGATCAACATGCTCGAGCAACTCGGCGCCTACGACGAAAGCGAGCAGCTCGACTACGTTTTCTACGACGTCCTCGGCGACGTCGTCTGCGGCGGATTCGCCATGCCGATCCGCGAGGGCAAGGCCGAGGAAATCTACATCGTCTGCTCCGGCGAGATGATGGCCATGTATGCGGCCAACAACATCTCCAAGGGCATCCTCAAGTTCGCCAAGACCGGCAACGTCCGCCTCGGCGGCCTCATCTGCAACAGCCGCAAGGTGGACAACGAGCGCGAGATGATCGAGAAGTTCGCCGAGAAACTCGGCACGCACATGATCCACTTCGTGCCGCGTCACAACGACGTGCAGCGCGCCGAGATCAACCGCAAGACCGTCATCGAGTGGAACAAGGACTGCGAGCAGGCCAACGAGTATCGCGCGCTCGCCAACGCCATTGCCAACAACACCAAGTTCGTCGTTCCCAACCCGCTCTCCATCCAGGAGCTCGAAGACCTCCTCATGGCATACGGCCTGATGAACTGA
- a CDS encoding NAD(+)--dinitrogen-reductase ADP-D-ribosyltransferase encodes METFRNNDAAAQTAKEGATGTERTAGTVPREESAQALSVFSRCNLPPWKIGAVEFQDDPEWLEIEGVRTMDPRLFARLTGIADEAERGNVFHDYVSVKFRLHEWEQHQASARSSLRHSYVQLLHGWSADSNGRAGAVLKGWVESRFGLRATFHCGRLGEDETARERYWNDRMRGAAGMMGVAMQLDLLYTFCQDELRRQFGGHERWVTLYRGTHDPEEYAVKTDAVPGKASAGPEADLSGEEVVELNCLSSFTSDREVAWEFGSRVWEVRVPLAKVVFFNGLLPRWLLGGESEWLVLGGEYRVRMLRW; translated from the coding sequence GTGGAAACTTTTCGGAACAATGACGCGGCGGCACAGACGGCGAAGGAGGGCGCCACCGGCACGGAGCGGACGGCGGGGACAGTCCCGCGCGAGGAGTCGGCGCAGGCATTGTCGGTGTTCAGCCGGTGCAACCTGCCGCCGTGGAAAATAGGGGCCGTGGAATTCCAGGACGACCCCGAATGGCTGGAGATCGAGGGCGTGCGGACGATGGACCCGCGGCTGTTCGCGCGACTGACCGGCATCGCCGATGAGGCGGAACGGGGAAATGTGTTTCACGATTATGTGTCGGTGAAGTTTCGCCTGCACGAGTGGGAGCAGCATCAGGCCTCGGCGCGGTCGAGCCTGCGGCACAGCTACGTGCAGCTCCTGCACGGCTGGAGCGCGGACAGCAACGGGCGGGCGGGCGCGGTGCTGAAGGGATGGGTGGAGAGCAGGTTCGGCCTGCGGGCCACGTTCCATTGCGGGCGGCTCGGCGAGGACGAGACCGCGCGGGAGCGTTATTGGAACGACCGGATGCGCGGCGCGGCGGGCATGATGGGCGTGGCGATGCAGCTCGATTTGCTTTACACGTTTTGCCAGGACGAACTGCGGCGCCAGTTCGGCGGACACGAACGCTGGGTGACGCTGTATCGCGGAACGCACGATCCCGAGGAATACGCGGTAAAAACGGATGCGGTCCCGGGCAAGGCGAGCGCCGGGCCGGAGGCGGACCTCAGCGGGGAGGAGGTGGTGGAGCTGAACTGCCTGAGTTCGTTTACCTCGGACCGGGAAGTGGCGTGGGAATTCGGCTCGCGGGTGTGGGAGGTGCGCGTACCGCTGGCCAAGGTGGTATTTTTCAACGGGCTGCTGCCGCGCTGGCTGCTCGGCGGCGAATCGGAATGGCTGGTGCTCGGCGGCGAATACCGCGTGCGGATGCTGCGGTGGTGA
- the modB gene encoding molybdate ABC transporter permease subunit: MDVLQITLFTLAIALAGTLLILPPGIALAWLLARPAWPGKAAVETLVALPLVIPPVATGLILLKLVGRRGPLGSFFENMLGIEIVFTWKAVLIATAVMSFPLFVRTARVAFEEVDPRFNQVARTLGAGPWDAFFTVTLPLAARGLLAGAVLAFARALGEFGATIMIAGVIPGETITLALGIYHHVQLGRDAEASVLLAISIALAFGALWLSERLVRKNA, encoded by the coding sequence ATGGACGTCCTGCAAATCACGCTCTTCACGCTCGCGATCGCGCTGGCCGGCACGCTGCTCATCCTTCCGCCCGGCATCGCGCTCGCCTGGCTGCTTGCCCGTCCGGCCTGGCCGGGCAAAGCCGCCGTGGAGACGCTCGTGGCGCTCCCGCTCGTCATCCCGCCCGTGGCCACCGGGCTGATCCTGCTGAAACTCGTGGGGCGCCGCGGGCCGCTGGGGAGTTTTTTTGAAAACATGCTCGGCATCGAAATCGTCTTCACCTGGAAGGCGGTGCTCATCGCCACCGCCGTCATGTCGTTTCCGCTTTTCGTGCGCACGGCCCGCGTGGCCTTCGAGGAGGTCGATCCGCGCTTCAACCAGGTGGCCCGCACCCTCGGCGCCGGGCCGTGGGACGCGTTCTTCACCGTCACGCTCCCGCTCGCGGCTCGCGGCCTGCTGGCGGGCGCCGTGCTCGCCTTCGCCCGCGCCCTCGGCGAGTTCGGCGCCACCATCATGATCGCCGGCGTCATTCCCGGCGAGACCATCACGCTGGCTCTCGGCATCTACCATCACGTGCAGCTCGGGCGCGACGCCGAGGCCTCCGTCCTGCTCGCCATTTCCATCGCGCTCGCCTTCGGCGCCCTCTGGCTCAGCGAGCGCCTTGTCCGCAAAAACGCATGA
- the nifD gene encoding nitrogenase molybdenum-iron protein alpha chain, with protein MSTISDPLSDGASSSESPPPNSSIAFAAGIDPAAAREEMLKIYPDKTKKKRAKQFLLNDPENPPQIAANTRTIPGIITQRGCTYAGCRGVVIGPMHDVLHITHGPIGCSFYSWQTRRNLARPTPGQINYLQYSMTTDMMEDEIIFGGEKKLAAAIREAYRIFKPKAIAVYATCPVGLIGDDIHTVCRLAKEELGINIFGFSCEGYKGVSQSAGHHIANNGVFKHMVGLDDTPDDAEFRINMLGEYNIGGDAWEIDSLLRKCGIHVTATLSGDISYEQVTRCHTVDLNIVQCHRSINYMADMMEKKFGIPWFKVNFIGAETTAKSLRKIAKYFDSKKLTDRVEEVIAQEMAVLRPIRDDVRSRCQGKTAALFVGGSRAHHYQDLFRDMGMKTIAAGYEFAHRDDYEGRAVLPTIKIDADSRNIEEISVEADPRRFRARKTPEQNAALEAGGFTYKDYEGMMKEMSKNTLVIDDISHHEIEKLIEIYKPDVIGSGIKEKFIIEKLGVPCKQLHSYDYGGPYAAFTGAANFYKEIDRMVNTKVWKLVTAPWKGDPTVPARPVLKPKDKTAAAETDDAPKAWKK; from the coding sequence ATGAGCACCATTTCCGATCCACTCTCCGACGGCGCCTCCTCCTCGGAATCCCCGCCGCCCAATTCCTCCATCGCCTTTGCCGCCGGCATCGACCCCGCGGCCGCGCGCGAGGAAATGCTTAAAATCTATCCCGACAAAACCAAGAAGAAGCGCGCCAAGCAGTTTCTTCTCAACGACCCGGAGAACCCGCCGCAGATCGCCGCCAACACCCGCACCATCCCCGGCATCATCACGCAGCGCGGCTGCACCTACGCCGGCTGCCGCGGCGTCGTCATCGGCCCCATGCACGATGTCCTCCACATCACGCACGGCCCCATCGGCTGCTCCTTCTATTCGTGGCAGACCCGCCGCAACCTCGCCCGCCCGACTCCCGGCCAGATCAACTACCTCCAATATTCGATGACCACCGACATGATGGAGGACGAGATCATCTTCGGCGGGGAAAAGAAACTCGCCGCCGCCATCCGCGAGGCCTACCGCATCTTCAAGCCCAAGGCCATCGCCGTCTACGCCACCTGCCCCGTCGGCCTCATCGGCGACGACATCCACACCGTCTGCCGCCTCGCCAAGGAGGAACTCGGCATCAACATTTTCGGTTTCTCCTGCGAAGGCTACAAGGGCGTCTCCCAGTCCGCCGGCCACCACATCGCCAACAACGGCGTGTTCAAGCACATGGTCGGCCTCGACGATACCCCCGACGACGCCGAGTTCCGCATCAACATGCTCGGTGAATACAACATCGGCGGCGACGCCTGGGAGATCGACTCCCTCCTGCGCAAGTGCGGCATCCACGTCACCGCCACCCTCTCCGGCGACATCTCCTACGAGCAGGTCACCCGCTGCCACACCGTCGACCTCAACATCGTCCAGTGCCATCGCTCCATCAACTACATGGCCGACATGATGGAGAAAAAATTCGGCATCCCCTGGTTCAAGGTCAACTTCATCGGCGCCGAGACCACCGCCAAGTCGCTGCGCAAGATCGCCAAGTATTTCGACTCGAAAAAGCTCACCGATCGCGTCGAGGAAGTCATCGCCCAGGAAATGGCCGTGCTCCGCCCGATCCGCGACGATGTCCGCTCTCGCTGCCAGGGCAAGACCGCCGCCCTCTTCGTCGGCGGCTCCCGCGCCCACCATTATCAGGACCTCTTCCGTGACATGGGCATGAAGACCATCGCCGCCGGCTACGAATTCGCCCATCGCGACGACTACGAAGGCCGCGCCGTGCTCCCCACGATCAAGATCGACGCCGACTCCCGCAACATCGAGGAAATCTCCGTCGAGGCCGATCCGCGGCGGTTCCGCGCCCGCAAGACCCCCGAGCAAAACGCCGCGCTCGAGGCCGGCGGCTTCACCTACAAGGACTACGAGGGCATGATGAAGGAGATGTCCAAAAACACCCTGGTCATCGACGACATCTCGCACCACGAGATCGAGAAGCTCATCGAGATCTACAAACCCGACGTCATCGGCTCCGGCATCAAGGAAAAGTTCATCATCGAAAAACTCGGCGTCCCCTGCAAGCAGCTCCACAGCTACGACTACGGCGGGCCCTACGCCGCCTTCACCGGCGCGGCCAATTTCTACAAGGAAATCGACCGCATGGTGAACACCAAGGTCTGGAAACTCGTCACCGCTCCCTGGAAGGGCGACCCGACGGTTCCCGCCCGTCCCGTCCTGAAACCGAAGGACAAAACCGCCGCCGCCGAAACCGACGACGCCCCCAAAGCCTGGAAGAAATAA
- a CDS encoding GNAT family N-acetyltransferase has protein sequence MTATDQDAASASSQPSTMPPAYATRAPKTPAPSATQPCACGHAPTACQPTACAVASLTGCNCNPATIARLSASSDPRRPPLQVRAAAPADAALLHRLVSELAAYESLSHEVESTPAHFAEHFFGPKPWAYALLAHYYGIPAGFAVWYPTYSTFAGRPGAFLEDLYVRPALRRQGIGLALLTAAATAASERGCARLEWRALKWNTPALEFYKSIGATPLSEWTTLRRELVPAAP, from the coding sequence ATGACTGCAACTGACCAGGACGCCGCCTCGGCGAGTTCCCAACCAAGCACGATGCCGCCAGCCTACGCCACCCGCGCCCCAAAGACACCAGCCCCCTCCGCCACCCAGCCCTGCGCCTGCGGCCACGCCCCGACCGCCTGCCAGCCGACCGCCTGCGCCGTCGCCAGCCTCACCGGGTGCAACTGCAACCCCGCCACCATCGCGCGGCTCTCGGCCAGCTCCGATCCGCGCCGCCCTCCGCTCCAGGTCCGCGCCGCCGCGCCCGCCGACGCCGCGCTCCTGCACCGGCTGGTCAGCGAGCTGGCCGCGTATGAAAGCCTGTCGCACGAGGTCGAATCCACGCCCGCCCATTTTGCCGAGCATTTCTTCGGACCCAAGCCCTGGGCCTATGCGCTCCTCGCGCATTATTACGGCATCCCCGCCGGCTTTGCGGTGTGGTATCCGACCTACTCCACCTTCGCCGGACGTCCCGGCGCGTTTCTCGAAGACCTCTACGTGCGCCCCGCGCTGCGCCGGCAGGGCATCGGCCTCGCGCTCCTCACCGCCGCCGCCACCGCCGCCAGCGAACGCGGCTGCGCCCGCCTCGAATGGCGCGCCCTCAAGTGGAACACGCCCGCGCTCGAGTTCTACAAATCCATCGGCGCCACCCCGCTCTCCGAATGGACCACGCTGCGCCGCGAGCTCGTCCCCGCCGCGCCCTGA
- the nifK gene encoding nitrogenase molybdenum-iron protein subunit beta, whose product MLNGTTAEIVERKALRINAAKTCQPIGAMYASLGIHGCMPHSHGSQGCCSYHRSHLTRHFKEPVVATTSSFTEGASVFGGLANLTQALKNIFSIYNPDIVAVHTTCLSEVIGDDVPTIVKRAKEEGAVPEGKLVIHTNTPSFVGSHITGFANMVSSIIKYLAERTGETKNQINLIPGFVEPADMRELKRLTRLMGVPFVMLPDTSGVLDGGLDGEYQMFPKGGTTIPEIKSMGDSIATLAFGHFTSNPGAVTLENKHNVPSQLLELPVGVGGTDAFIQALRAFSPDGAVHEDIAAERGRLIDMISDMQQYFHQKRVAIAGDPDHVIAMTKFALELGLRPVYVITGSQGNHFEKRLHELLDPVVPDAKIKQQADFFELHQWIKNAPVDLILANTYGKYIARVEDIPLVRFGFPILDRVGHRFFTTMGYAGAIRLIDQITGALFDKKDRTCPEEWFELVM is encoded by the coding sequence ATGCTCAACGGAACCACCGCAGAGATCGTCGAACGCAAGGCGCTTCGCATCAACGCCGCCAAGACCTGCCAGCCCATCGGGGCCATGTATGCCTCGCTCGGCATCCACGGCTGCATGCCGCACAGCCACGGCTCGCAAGGCTGCTGCTCCTATCACCGCTCGCACCTCACCCGCCACTTCAAGGAGCCCGTCGTCGCCACGACCAGCTCCTTCACCGAAGGCGCCTCCGTCTTCGGCGGGCTCGCCAACCTCACCCAGGCGCTCAAAAACATCTTCTCGATCTACAATCCCGACATCGTCGCCGTGCACACCACCTGCCTCTCCGAGGTCATCGGCGACGACGTGCCCACGATCGTGAAGCGCGCGAAGGAGGAAGGCGCCGTCCCCGAGGGCAAGCTCGTCATCCACACCAACACGCCGAGCTTCGTCGGCTCGCACATCACCGGCTTCGCCAACATGGTCTCCTCGATCATCAAGTATCTGGCCGAGCGCACCGGTGAGACGAAAAACCAGATCAACCTCATCCCCGGTTTCGTCGAGCCCGCCGACATGCGCGAGCTCAAGCGCCTCACCCGGCTCATGGGCGTGCCCTTCGTCATGCTCCCCGACACCTCCGGCGTGCTCGACGGCGGGCTCGACGGCGAATACCAGATGTTCCCCAAGGGCGGCACCACCATTCCCGAGATCAAGTCCATGGGCGACAGCATCGCCACGCTCGCGTTCGGCCATTTCACCAGCAACCCCGGAGCCGTCACGCTGGAGAACAAACACAACGTCCCCAGCCAGCTCCTCGAGCTGCCCGTCGGCGTCGGCGGCACCGACGCCTTCATCCAGGCCCTCCGCGCCTTTTCGCCCGACGGGGCCGTGCACGAGGACATCGCCGCCGAGCGCGGCCGCCTCATCGACATGATCAGCGACATGCAGCAGTATTTCCACCAGAAGCGCGTCGCCATCGCCGGAGATCCCGACCACGTCATCGCCATGACCAAGTTCGCCCTCGAGCTCGGCCTGCGGCCCGTTTACGTGATCACCGGCAGCCAGGGCAACCACTTCGAGAAACGCCTCCACGAACTCCTCGATCCCGTCGTGCCCGACGCGAAGATCAAGCAGCAGGCCGACTTCTTCGAGCTGCACCAGTGGATCAAGAACGCCCCCGTGGACCTGATTCTCGCCAACACCTACGGCAAATACATCGCCCGCGTGGAGGACATCCCGCTCGTGCGTTTCGGCTTCCCGATCCTCGACCGCGTCGGCCACCGCTTCTTCACCACGATGGGCTACGCCGGCGCCATCCGCCTGATCGACCAGATCACCGGCGCGCTCTTCGACAAGAAGGACCGCACCTGTCCCGAGGAGTGGTTCGAGCTTGTCATGTAA
- the modC gene encoding molybdenum ABC transporter ATP-binding protein — MSAAASIHARIRVAHPGFTLDVDLALPGRGVTALFGHSGSGKTTCLRAFAGLEPAASGFLSVNGETWLDSGRRHRVPVHRRALGYVFQEASLFPHLSVYQNLEYGRRRRPPAPAAPSADIADLTGLLGIGHLLDRRPQTLSGGERQRVAIARALLASPRLLLMDEPLAALDHARKAEILPYLERLRDALDIPVIYVSHSPDEVIRLADHLVLLSGGRVAASGPLASTLARLDLPPGFFDDASVVIDGTVVAHDPDYHFSTVAFPGGELRITRPSPDVPGRALRIRIKAGDVSLALQPPDGTTIANSLPARIVEQIPAADPGHVLLSLDLGAGTRLSARITRHSRDRLGLAPGRQVWAQVKAVAVLV, encoded by the coding sequence ATGAGCGCGGCGGCCTCCATCCACGCGCGCATCCGCGTGGCCCATCCGGGATTCACGCTCGATGTCGATCTCGCGCTGCCCGGCCGCGGCGTCACCGCGCTCTTCGGGCATTCTGGCTCCGGCAAGACCACGTGCCTGCGCGCCTTCGCCGGGCTCGAACCGGCGGCGTCCGGCTTTCTTTCCGTCAACGGGGAAACGTGGCTCGACAGCGGGCGCCGCCACCGCGTGCCCGTGCATCGCCGCGCGCTCGGTTATGTTTTCCAGGAGGCCAGCCTGTTTCCCCACCTCAGCGTGTATCAAAATCTCGAATACGGGCGCAGGCGGCGCCCGCCCGCCCCCGCCGCGCCCTCGGCCGACATCGCGGACCTCACGGGGCTTCTCGGCATCGGCCATCTGCTGGACCGCCGCCCGCAAACCCTCTCCGGCGGCGAACGCCAGCGCGTCGCCATCGCTCGCGCCCTGCTCGCCTCGCCGCGCCTGCTCCTCATGGACGAGCCGCTCGCCGCGCTCGACCACGCCCGCAAGGCCGAGATCCTGCCCTACCTCGAACGCCTCCGCGACGCGCTCGACATCCCGGTCATCTACGTCAGCCATTCGCCCGACGAGGTGATCCGCCTCGCCGACCATCTCGTGCTGCTCTCCGGCGGGCGCGTCGCGGCCAGCGGGCCGCTGGCGTCCACGCTCGCCCGCCTCGATCTTCCTCCCGGTTTCTTCGACGATGCCAGCGTCGTGATCGACGGCACGGTTGTCGCCCACGATCCGGATTATCATTTTTCCACGGTGGCCTTCCCCGGCGGCGAACTCCGCATCACGCGCCCGTCGCCCGATGTCCCCGGCCGCGCCCTGCGCATCCGCATCAAGGCCGGCGATGTCAGCCTCGCCCTTCAGCCGCCCGACGGCACCACCATCGCGAACAGCCTTCCGGCCCGCATCGTCGAGCAAATCCCCGCCGCCGATCCCGGACACGTCCTGCTCAGCCTCGATCTCGGCGCAGGCACCCGCCTCTCCGCGCGCATCACCCGCCATTCCCGCGACCGCCTCGGCCTCGCCCCCGGCCGGCAAGTCTGGGCGCAGGTCAAGGCCGTCGCGGTGCTGGTGTGA
- the modA gene encoding molybdate ABC transporter substrate-binding protein: MKRILTLTLALALALSGLATTAARAADLTVFAAASLSDALNELAPGYAKATGDKLRFNLASSGALTRQIREGAPADVIISADELRVDQLENGGLLLPGTRKTILANTLVLVVAADRPAPVAAMSDLASPAVRRVAFGDPATVPVGTYSKEYLGKLGLWDGLQAKTVFLDNVRAVLAAVEAGNADAGIVYKTDALISQKVKIAVEVPLAEGPSITYPVAVVKAGKSPEAAKRFAAWLAGSEAQAVFAKYGFLPPGP, translated from the coding sequence ATGAAACGCATCCTCACTCTCACGCTCGCCCTCGCGCTGGCCCTCTCCGGCCTCGCCACCACCGCCGCGCGCGCCGCCGACCTCACCGTCTTCGCCGCCGCCAGCCTCTCCGACGCGCTCAATGAGCTTGCCCCCGGCTACGCCAAGGCCACGGGCGACAAGCTCCGCTTCAATCTCGCATCCTCCGGCGCCCTCACCCGCCAGATCCGCGAAGGTGCGCCCGCCGACGTCATCATCTCGGCCGACGAACTCCGCGTCGATCAGCTCGAAAACGGCGGACTCCTCCTCCCCGGCACGCGCAAGACCATCCTCGCCAACACGCTCGTGCTGGTCGTCGCCGCCGACCGTCCCGCCCCCGTTGCCGCGATGTCCGATCTCGCCTCTCCCGCGGTCAGACGCGTGGCCTTCGGCGATCCCGCCACCGTGCCCGTCGGCACCTATTCGAAGGAATATCTCGGCAAACTCGGACTCTGGGACGGCTTGCAGGCGAAGACCGTTTTTCTGGACAACGTCCGCGCCGTGCTTGCCGCCGTCGAGGCCGGCAATGCCGACGCCGGCATCGTTTACAAAACCGACGCGTTGATTTCCCAAAAGGTGAAAATCGCCGTCGAAGTCCCGCTCGCCGAGGGCCCGTCGATCACCTATCCCGTGGCCGTCGTCAAAGCCGGCAAATCTCCGGAGGCCGCCAAACGGTTCGCAGCCTGGCTGGCCGGGTCCGAGGCACAGGCGGTCTTCGCCAAATACGGCTTCCTCCCGCCCGGCCCCTGA
- a CDS encoding OprO/OprP family phosphate-selective porin, translating to MKNCTLPDSHRQTHAPSAHRASRQGAFFRALSACASRGRLALLAVACAAALVAPVPARAAASDSDEISLLRRQIELLSKKVETLEKRQVMADADEGKDVATTPKVSLDGKGFAVTSPAKDFSVKIGAFVQADARVYIKGNETKNDGFLMRRVRTPISGTFYKIFSFNLTPEFAGTQAHKLFDGWIQAGLTPEFNIKAGKFKTPASLEGPDNRHFIEASFTNQLLPNRDLGLEAFGSFADGLIDYRLGVFNGAANNDWANVHTGDNDRDFTFSGRLTATPFKKQQNLLSALAFSVGASFGKETASSPAIKAGSQENIPGTGSSVDGDHLRIAPAIAWFPGKPYSAIAEYALDRFDRPAGDTISNTAWRVSGGYVLTGEKATAKGVSPSRPFSVENGAWGAFELVGRVAGLGIDDALTSAPSKAFSYGIGLHWYFNDVVQARFGLEKTDYSDAPASLDNELNFFSRLQLLF from the coding sequence ATGAAAAATTGCACATTGCCGGACTCACACAGGCAAACTCATGCTCCCTCAGCTCACCGCGCCTCCCGCCAAGGCGCGTTTTTCCGCGCGCTGTCCGCATGCGCTTCCCGGGGAAGGCTCGCGCTTCTCGCCGTCGCCTGCGCGGCGGCCCTCGTTGCGCCCGTCCCGGCGCGCGCAGCCGCCTCCGACAGCGACGAAATCAGCCTCCTGCGCCGGCAGATCGAGCTTCTCTCGAAGAAAGTTGAGACCCTCGAAAAGCGCCAAGTCATGGCCGATGCCGACGAGGGCAAGGATGTCGCCACCACGCCCAAGGTCTCGCTCGACGGCAAAGGCTTCGCGGTGACTTCGCCCGCCAAGGATTTTTCGGTGAAAATCGGCGCGTTTGTCCAGGCCGACGCGCGGGTTTATATCAAGGGAAACGAGACGAAAAACGACGGCTTTCTCATGCGCCGCGTCCGCACGCCCATCAGCGGGACCTTCTATAAAATCTTTAGTTTTAACCTGACGCCGGAGTTTGCCGGCACCCAAGCCCACAAACTGTTCGACGGCTGGATACAGGCCGGCCTGACCCCTGAGTTTAATATCAAGGCCGGCAAATTCAAAACCCCCGCCTCCCTCGAAGGGCCCGACAACCGCCACTTCATCGAGGCTTCTTTCACCAACCAGCTCCTACCCAATCGCGATCTGGGACTCGAGGCATTCGGATCCTTCGCCGACGGGCTGATCGACTATCGGCTGGGCGTTTTTAACGGCGCGGCCAACAACGACTGGGCCAATGTCCATACGGGCGACAACGACCGCGACTTCACCTTCTCGGGCCGCCTCACGGCAACCCCGTTCAAGAAACAGCAAAACCTCCTCTCCGCCCTCGCCTTCAGCGTCGGGGCCTCTTTCGGCAAGGAAACGGCTTCAAGCCCGGCCATCAAAGCCGGCAGCCAGGAGAACATTCCCGGCACGGGCAGCAGCGTGGACGGCGACCATCTCCGCATCGCCCCCGCCATCGCCTGGTTTCCCGGAAAACCTTACAGCGCGATTGCCGAATACGCGCTGGACCGGTTTGACCGCCCCGCCGGCGACACCATCAGCAACACCGCCTGGCGCGTCAGCGGCGGTTATGTTCTCACCGGCGAAAAAGCCACGGCCAAAGGCGTGTCCCCGTCCAGGCCGTTCAGCGTGGAAAACGGCGCCTGGGGCGCCTTTGAACTCGTGGGCCGCGTGGCCGGGCTCGGCATCGACGACGCGCTCACTTCCGCCCCGTCAAAGGCCTTCAGTTACGGCATCGGCCTTCATTGGTATTTCAACGACGTCGTCCAAGCCCGCTTCGGTCTCGAAAAAACCGACTACAGCGACGCGCCCGCGTCGCTCGACAACGAACTCAACTTTTTCTCCCGCCTCCAGCTCCTGTTCTGA